Within Citromicrobium bathyomarinum, the genomic segment GGCTATGCCAGCCTCATCGATTTTTCACCTGATCCGGCCGATTTGGCCGAACTCATCGCGGGTGCCCAGTTCGGATTGGAGAACTTTACAGGCCGCCCGTTCGATCCTGCAGATGTTGTCGTTCTGTTCGATAACAGGAACATCAATGTCGCGGCGTGGAGCGTAGAAGGGCTGGATGCCAGGATTGCCTGGAACCGCGATCTCGGGAATGACCGCTCGATAGGATTGGATCTCAACGGCAGCTGGTTGCGCAGCAGGCAAACCATCACATCCGAACTACCTGAAGTCCAGCTTGCCGGTACGACTTTCAACCCGCCCCGCTACCGCGCGCGTGGAGCAGCAAGATATCGGGCAGGCCGCCTTACCGCCAATGCGGCAGTCAGTTATATCGGTGCGCTCGTCGACAGACGGCTTGCAACCGTGCAGCGGCTGTCACCAAGCGCAACTGTCGATCTTGGCATGCACTATGCGGTCATTCGCGGCGACGACCGTGATCCCGGCCTCGAGTTCTCGTTGACCATTCAAAACCTGTTTAACGATAAGCCGGACGTGATCGGCCAAACCGGTCCCAACACAACACCCTACGATTCAACCAATTATTCTCCGATCGGGCGCTTCATCGCGTTTGGCGTAAGGAGGCATTGGTAATGACTGCGCTCCTTACCCTAGCGCTCAGCCTGACGATCGTGCCGACAGCTGAAGATCCGCCATCGGCCGAAGATCCGTGTGATGCACTGCCCATCGCCCAGGAAACGGCAAATGCGGAATTAGGTGAGTGGACAGTGGACGGACAAGTCCGGATTGCGGATATTGGCGCACCGGTCGGAACTCCCAATCGAAGTGTATTTGGCATCTCGCCTGACGACAGCCAAATTGCCTTCACCGTCCGTCGCGCAATTCCCGAGACGAATAGCTATTGCCAAAGACTGCTGGTCGCGCCGTTGAACGGCGAAGGTTCTCCAATCGAGGTGGCGCGCGGCGGGGAATTCATTCGCGACGATTTCCGGCTTCGCGACTTCACCGCGATACTGGCCGGTTGGCCTAGGACAAGCGCGCCGCGATGGTCGCCGGATGGCATGCGAATTGCGTATCTGAGGAGAGAAGCCGGTTCGACACAGGTTTGGTTGGCCAGCCCAACCGGGCAAACGGGTGCGGTCCGAGCAACCAATCTGGCCGACGATGTCGACGATTTCGCCTGGGCTCAGGACGGAATGGGTCTCATTGTCAGCACAAGGCCTGCAATTCGCCTCGCCGCCGCGGCAATCGCCAGCGAAGGCAGACGCGGCTTTCTCTTCGACGCGCGGTTTGCGCCGCAGGCAGCCGACCGACCGATACCGACCGGCCATGCCGATCCGATCTATACATGGGTTTCGCTTCGGGACGGGTCATCGCGACCTGCAACCGAAATGGAGCAGGTGCTTATTGCCCCGCCGCGACCGGCAGCGATACCGGACAACGCACGAAATGTTCGATCAGGAGAGGGCGGATTTTCGGCCTGGCTCGAAGCAGAGTTCCCCGAGCGTCTCCTCAGCCCGACGCGGCTGGTTCTGGCCGCTCCGGACGGCAGCCGAAAAGTCTGCCCTGTCACGCAATGCGACGGCATCCGAGAACTGTTCTGGTCGGCCTCGGAGCGCGCCCTTTTCCTCGTCCAGCGTACTGGATGGGCCGACAGCCAGACGGCATTGTTGCGCTGGGATCCCCGCGATGCTGCGCCTCGCCAAGTCCTGATTTCCGATGATGTGTTCATCGGGTGCGCCCCTCATGCCAACGAACTTATTTGCGGGCGTGAGGGCAGCACACAGCCTCGCCGATTAGTGGCGCTCGACATGCGAACGGGATCAGAACGACTGATCCACGATCCAAACCCGCAGCTTGAGAACATGGAGTATGGCTCCGTCCAGCGTTTCCGCTTCCGCCTGGCAAGCGGTGTCGAGAGTTTCGCCGACCTTGTCCTGCCGCCCACTCATCGACCTGGCGAACTGCATCCCCTGATCGTGGTGCAGTACCGGAGCCGGGGCTTCCTTCGCGGAGGAACCGGGGACGAGGTTCCGATCCAGCCTCTCGCCGCACGCGGATTCGCGGTCCTCAGTTTCGACCGGCCTGATTTCCCGCCAGAGGCGTATCTGGCAACAACCGATGCAGAAATACGGACATTGAGCGAAGATGACTGGGCGGACCGGCGCCAGGTGCAGGAAGCACTAGAGCTCGCTGTACGACGCGCCGTCGAGACTGGTGCGGTCGATCCAACGCGCATGGGGATCAGCGGATTCAGTGATGGCGGATCGACCGTCCAGTGGGCGCTGATCAACTCGGACCTTTTCCAGGTCGCTTCGATGGGATCGTGCTGCGAGGATCTCTACTCCTTCGCTCTCGCTGCAGGGCCACGGTTTACCGAGTATTTGCGGGACATGGGTTATCGCTATTTCGAGCCCGGTGCCGAAACATTCTGGGAGCCCATGTCGCTCATACTCAATGTGGACCGGATCGATGTTCCAATTTTGATCCAGGCAGGGGACAGCGAGTACGAAGGCAGCCTCGATGTCGTTGAAACCTTCTCGCATAACAATAAGGCTATCGAACTCTACGTGTTCCCCGATGAGTCTCATGTCAAATGGCAATCGTCGCATCGCCTGGCGATGTACGAGCGCGTCGTCGAATGGTTCGAGTTCTGGCTTATGGGCAGGCTGAACTGCAATCCTTCAAGAGAAGCACAGTACGCCCGCTGGAGCGCCATGGAGGGTGCCCCGCCCACACGCGACCTTCGCTGCCATGCTGAACCATTAGCGGGTCCATGAGCGAGCCCAATTCTCGGCTTCGAGCAGGTCAAGTATGCGACCGAACATGCTGTTGTCGTCTCGTTCATCAGTGCGCAGCGCGGCTTCCACGGCATGGCGGTCGATTACCCCGTTCGCGGCGAGCAACCCATCCAGCAAGCGCTCGGCGATCGAATTTCGGTTCAGGGCGAAAATTTGCCTTACGAAGCTGTCGGGTCCGGCCTTCGATGTTCTGGCCAGCACGGCAGGCGGCAATTCCTGTGCGAATGCCGCCCGGGCCAAAGCGCGGTTCCTGCCGCCGTGTGCCCATATCCAAGTCGGAACACCGAGACAAAACTCCATGAGCGGCTGACTCATTAGTGGCGAAAATCGAGGCGGGCCGGCGGCCAGTCCATGAATGTGGTTCTGTGCCCGCATGATCAGGACCATATGGTCGCGTTTTCCCGAACCTGAGATCCCTAGAGGACTCAGCCAGGGCACGAGTGGCTCGCTGTACGCAGCGTCAGTTCCGCAGGTAAGCAGACTCGCATCGACCGGCCAGCTTTCCCTCGTTCCCTTACCAAGCCGTCTGCGAAGAACTGCGGCGACCATGGTGGGGACCGAGCATCCGGTGATATGGCACATGTCAATCAGGGAGCGCAGCACGCCTGTCCCCAGACCCTCCGCTGCCAGCCGGTCGGCTACCGGCGCAGAGGAATGGAGGAAACAGAACAGATTGTCGCCTCCGTTGCCATCGTAGATGACCGAGGCGCCGAGGTCCGCCATCGCATCGACAAGCAAGGCGTCAAGAATGTGCTGGAATGAACGTCGGGCCGGTCGCGGCAACCCCCGGGAGGAAGACCTCGAAGGATCGTAAAACGCCGGGTCGTATATCCGTTCGACACACCGAACCCCGAACCATTCCGCCACGCGATTGGCGTATATGCGCTCGTCGCCGGACGGATCCGGAGTGGCGAGAGTAACGCAATCGAAGCGTTCGCCCGAATGGG encodes:
- a CDS encoding Atxe2 family lasso peptide isopeptidase; translation: MTALLTLALSLTIVPTAEDPPSAEDPCDALPIAQETANAELGEWTVDGQVRIADIGAPVGTPNRSVFGISPDDSQIAFTVRRAIPETNSYCQRLLVAPLNGEGSPIEVARGGEFIRDDFRLRDFTAILAGWPRTSAPRWSPDGMRIAYLRREAGSTQVWLASPTGQTGAVRATNLADDVDDFAWAQDGMGLIVSTRPAIRLAAAAIASEGRRGFLFDARFAPQAADRPIPTGHADPIYTWVSLRDGSSRPATEMEQVLIAPPRPAAIPDNARNVRSGEGGFSAWLEAEFPERLLSPTRLVLAAPDGSRKVCPVTQCDGIRELFWSASERALFLVQRTGWADSQTALLRWDPRDAAPRQVLISDDVFIGCAPHANELICGREGSTQPRRLVALDMRTGSERLIHDPNPQLENMEYGSVQRFRFRLASGVESFADLVLPPTHRPGELHPLIVVQYRSRGFLRGGTGDEVPIQPLAARGFAVLSFDRPDFPPEAYLATTDAEIRTLSEDDWADRRQVQEALELAVRRAVETGAVDPTRMGISGFSDGGSTVQWALINSDLFQVASMGSCCEDLYSFALAAGPRFTEYLRDMGYRYFEPGAETFWEPMSLILNVDRIDVPILIQAGDSEYEGSLDVVETFSHNNKAIELYVFPDESHVKWQSSHRLAMYERVVEWFEFWLMGRLNCNPSREAQYARWSAMEGAPPTRDLRCHAEPLAGP
- a CDS encoding asparagine synthase C-terminal domain-containing protein, translated to MPIPAFTDYAAQLKELGAAVLQSWSGMFGRASVAASGGVDSSFICAALAHSGERFDCVTLATPDPSGDERIYANRVAEWFGVRCVERIYDPAFYDPSRSSSRGLPRPARRSFQHILDALLVDAMADLGASVIYDGNGGDNLFCFLHSSAPVADRLAAEGLGTGVLRSLIDMCHITGCSVPTMVAAVLRRRLGKGTRESWPVDASLLTCGTDAAYSEPLVPWLSPLGISGSGKRDHMVLIMRAQNHIHGLAAGPPRFSPLMSQPLMEFCLGVPTWIWAHGGRNRALARAAFAQELPPAVLARTSKAGPDSFVRQIFALNRNSIAERLLDGLLAANGVIDRHAVEAALRTDERDDNSMFGRILDLLEAENWARSWTR